A segment of the Catenuloplanes nepalensis genome:
CGGCTTCGTAGGTGTCGAGCAGCCCGTCCGGCGCCCGTCCGCGGATCGTCGCCGCGAGTTTCCAGCCGAGGTTGTGCGCGTCCTGCAGCCCGAGGTTGAGCCCCTGCCCACCGGTCGGCGGATGGATGTGCGCGGCGTCGCCGGCCAGCAGCACCCGCCCGGTCCGGTACCGTTCGGCGAGCCGCGTCGCGTCCCCGAAGCGGGAGAGCCAGCGCGGCGAGTGCGCGCCGAAGTCCGTACCCGCGACGGCTTTCAGTTGATTCTTGAAGTCCTGGAACGCCGGCGGCGAAGAGGAAACCCCCTCCGCGGGTACGCCCACCCGGTACCCGCCACCGGCCAGCGGCATGATCCCGAACCGCAGCTGGGTCCGGCGCACCTCCTCGTTCGCGGCCGCGATCGTCTCCGGCGACGCGGTGAGCTCCATCTCGCCGAGGAGCGTGTCCACCCGGCTCGGCTCGCCCGGGAAGCCCACGCCGAGCAGCTTGCGCACGGTGCTGCGCCCACCGTCGCAGGCGGCCGCGAACCGGGCCCGCAGCCGCTCACCGCTCGCCAGCTCCACCTCGACGCCGTCCGGGTCCTGCGTCAGCCCGCGCACCTCGGCCCCGCGCCGGATCTCCGCGCCGAGTTCCGCCGCCCACGACGTCAGCAGCCGGTCGGTGATCGGCTGCGGAATGCCCAGGACGTACGCGTGCGCGCTGTCCAGCCGCTCCGGTGCCGGCTTGCGGATGCCGGCGAAGAACCCGCCGAGCGGATGCCGCGTGCCGTGCTCCAGGAACCGGTCGAGGATCCCGCGCTGATCCAGGATCTCGATGCTGCGCGCGTGCAGCCCGAGCGACCGGACGACCGGCGACGGTTCCGCGTCCCGTTCCAGCACCACCACGTGCACGCCCTGTAGCCGCAGCTCCGCCGCCAGCATCATGCCGGTCGGCCCGCCCCCGGCCACGATTACGTCGATCACGACAAACCCCCAGTTCAAGCCCATGAACACCGCGATTCTGGGGTACGACCGGGGGCTTGCCGCAAGACCGGGGGTGCGATATACGTTGAGAGTGGCCGGAGGTTACGAAGCCACGAACGACGTCGTGCCGATCGCCCTCAGCAGGTCGAGTTTGCCGCGCGCGTCCGTGCCCGGCCGGGGCGTGCAGACCACCACGTGCGGGTTCGAGCCGCCGATCGCGAGCACGTTGGACCGCACCGCGATCTCGCCGACGTCCGGGTGGTCCACGATCTTCGACGCGGCCTGGTGTTCCGCCACCGCGCCCACGGACGCGGCCACCTCAACATCCTGGTCATCCCGGGTACGTCGTCGGTCGCCCACCTCCGGGAGAACCTCGCCGCCGCGGACCTCGAGCTGCCGCCCGAGGCGATCGCCCGGCTCGACGCCTGACCGGAGGCGGCCCGGCGAATCCGGCCGGGCCGCTCCACAGCGGACACCAACGATCCATGATCGAGCCGTCGTTCACCTTGTTCCGACGACGTCAATGACGCCTGGATCACCAGCAGGCCGCTGGTGATCCAGGTGCCGGAAGGTCAGTTGGGCATCCGGCTGGCCGGGATCGACCACTCGGAGCGGTTGCGGCCGAGGAAGCTGATCACCCAGCGGAACATCGCCGTGGTGCGGTTGCGGGCGCCGGCCAGGTAGAAGACGTGCACGCCGAGCCAGAGCAGCCAGCCGACCGGGCCGCCGAGGTTGAGCGGGCCGATGCCGGCGACCGCGTTCCAGCGGGACACCACGGCCATGTTGCCCTTGTCGAAGTAGGAGAACGGCTTGCCCTCGGGCTTGCCGGCGAGGCGCCGCGCGACGGCCCGCCCGGCGTACGTGCCGCCCTGCATCGCCACCTGCGCCACGCCCGGCAGCCGGTTCAGCGTGCCGGACTCGCCGACCACGAAGATCTCCGGGTGGCCGGGCAGCGTCAGGTCCGGCGCGACCAGGATGCGGCCGCCGCGGTCGGTCTCCGCGCCGGTGGCCTCCGCGAGCCGGCGGCCGAGCGTGGTGCCGGCCACGCCGGCGGCCCAGATCTTGGTGGCCGCGTCGATGCGCTCCGCGCCGTCCACGGTCTCGATCTTCACGCCGTCCGCGTCCACGTCGACGACCTTGGTGCCGAGCCGCACTTCGACGCCGATCTTCCGCAGCCGCTTCGCCGCCTTGGCCGACAGCGGCTCCCGGAACGTGGGGAGCACCCGGTCGACCGCGTCCAGCAGCACGATCCGGGCCGAGGCCGGGTCGATGTTGCGGTACCGGCCGCGCAGCGTGCGGGTGGCTATCTCGGAGATCGAGCCGGCCAGCTCGACGCCGGTCGGGCCGCCGCCGACGATCACGAACGTGAGCAGCCGGGCGCGCTCCTCCGGGTCGGTGGCCACCTCTGCGGCCTCGAACGCGCCGAAGATGCGGCCGCGCAGGTCGAGCGCGTCGTCGAGCGTCTTCATGCCGGGCGCGTGCTCGGCGAAGCCGTCGTTGCCGAAGTACGACTGGGTGGCGCCGGCCGCGACGATCAGCGAGTCGTATTCGA
Coding sequences within it:
- a CDS encoding NAD(P)/FAD-dependent oxidoreductase, producing MTQNAGHRVVIVGAGFGGIYAARALRKAPVRVTVINGTNHHVFEPLIYQVATGVLSPGEVATPVRELLGKQKNTEVRLGWVTDVDPEAKTVTATGPGGAYTVEYDSLIVAAGATQSYFGNDGFAEHAPGMKTLDDALDLRGRIFGAFEAAEVATDPEERARLLTFVIVGGGPTGVELAGSISEIATRTLRGRYRNIDPASARIVLLDAVDRVLPTFREPLSAKAAKRLRKIGVEVRLGTKVVDVDADGVKIETVDGAERIDAATKIWAAGVAGTTLGRRLAEATGAETDRGGRILVAPDLTLPGHPEIFVVGESGTLNRLPGVAQVAMQGGTYAGRAVARRLAGKPEGKPFSYFDKGNMAVVSRWNAVAGIGPLNLGGPVGWLLWLGVHVFYLAGARNRTTAMFRWVISFLGRNRSEWSIPASRMPN
- the rox gene encoding rifampin monooxygenase; amino-acid sequence: MIDVIVAGGGPTGMMLAAELRLQGVHVVVLERDAEPSPVVRSLGLHARSIEILDQRGILDRFLEHGTRHPLGGFFAGIRKPAPERLDSAHAYVLGIPQPITDRLLTSWAAELGAEIRRGAEVRGLTQDPDGVEVELASGERLRARFAAACDGGRSTVRKLLGVGFPGEPSRVDTLLGEMELTASPETIAAANEEVRRTQLRFGIMPLAGGGYRVGVPAEGVSSSPPAFQDFKNQLKAVAGTDFGAHSPRWLSRFGDATRLAERYRTGRVLLAGDAAHIHPPTGGQGLNLGLQDAHNLGWKLAATIRGRAPDGLLDTYEAERRPVAADVLDNTRAQMTLMSLTPDALAVRRLVTELMDFEEVNRFLIEKITAIGVRYDLGAGGPLAGRHLRDVRVGQGRLYELMRDGRGLLLDRTGSLSVARFTDRVGHVPDPAAELDVPAVLLRPDGHVAWTGDDQPGLNDALARWFGAPVDG
- a CDS encoding MmyB family transcriptional regulator, with product MAEHQAASKIVDHPDVGEIAVRSNVLAIGGSNPHVVVCTPRPGTDARGKLDLLRAIGTTSFVAS
- a CDS encoding aldo/keto reductase, which translates into the protein MFRHRAHGRGHLNILVIPGTSSVAHLRENLAAADLELPPEAIARLDA